One region of Malania oleifera isolate guangnan ecotype guangnan chromosome 6, ASM2987363v1, whole genome shotgun sequence genomic DNA includes:
- the LOC131158676 gene encoding uncharacterized protein LOC131158676 has protein sequence MPRTKQTTNRGSSSSRDDPNIERWQVSSHSKHLYRRLLTSEPIFGKARASSSHGDPMDTSSIPHSDDSSAQASEDDKEGDEEEEANASNEEIEDDGDDENEDKDEEEEDDDASDGAEGHDEVFLAFKM, from the exons ATGCCTCGAACAAAGCAAACAACAAATCGTGGTTCATCATCTAGTAGAGATGATCCAAATATCGAGCGATGGCAGGTATCCTCTCATTCTAAGCATCTTTATAGGCGACTCCTCACCAGTGAACcaatatttggtaag GCACGAGCTAGTTCTTCCcatggtgatcctatggacaccaGCTCAATACCCCATAGTGATGACTCATCGGCACAAGCATCTGAAGACGacaaagaaggagatgaagaagaagaagcaaatgCTAGTaatgaagaaattgaagatgatggtgatgatgagaaTGAAGATAAAGACGAAGAGGAAGAAGACGATGATGCCTCTGATGGTGCTGAAGGACATGATGAAGTTTTCTTAGCTTTTAAGATGTAA